One Dysidea avara chromosome 7, odDysAvar1.4, whole genome shotgun sequence genomic region harbors:
- the LOC136261395 gene encoding very long chain fatty acid elongase 4-like isoform X2: MASTRLVDEIGVLMQHPMAFYEEIIHRSDPRVKDWLWMQSPIPTVLLCALYLLCVAVGPRVMKNREPFDLRRVLIIYNFALVALSGYIVYQLVTLSIEAGYNYICQPMSYSTEPVHVGIAAALWWYYFSKFVEFFDTIFFILRKKNNQISFLHVYHHTSMFFLWWIGIKWVAGGQSLMGALANSVVHLIMYTYYGFSAFGPSVQKYIGKYKKRVTQLQLVQFVGALIHGSNSLYIDCNFPKWMHYILLGYATSFVILFTNFYVIAYTKKSDKSASKTSEGVRIQNGSVPTSEDAKKHD, from the exons ATGGCGTCCACGCGACTTGTAGATGAAATAGGTGTACTCATGCAGCACCCGATGGCATTTTACGAAGAAATCATTCATAGAAGCG ATCCTAGGGTGAAGGACTGGTTATGGATGCAGTCACCAATCCCTACGGTGTTGTTATGTGCACTGTATTTGCTGTGCGTTGCTGTGGGCCCAAGAGTGATGAAGAACAGAGAGCCATTTGACCTGAGGCGTGTACTAATCATCTATAATTTTGCCTTGGTGGCACTTTCTGGGTACATTGTTTACCAG TTGGTCACCTTGTCAATTGAAGCTGGTTATAACTACATCTGTCAGCCAATGTCCTACTCTACAGAACCAGTCCATGTTGGG ATTGCTGCAGCACTGTGGTGGTATTACTTCTCCAAGTTTGTGGAGTTCTTTGATACTATTTTCTTCATCCTGCGCAAGAAGAACAATCAGATATCATTCCTCCATGTCTACCACCACACCTCCATGTTCTTCCTTTGGTGGATAGGGATCAAGTGGGTAGCTGGTGGACAGT CTTTGATGGGAGCACTGGCCAATTCAGTAGTACACCTTATCATGTATACCTACTATGGCTTCTCTGCTTTTGGCCCTTCTGTCCAGAAGTACATTGGCAAATACAAGAAACGAGTGACCCAACTACAACTG GTCCAGTTCGTCGGTGCCTTGATACATGGTTCCAACTCGCTATACATTGACTGTAACTTTCCTAAATGGATGCATTACATCCTGTTGGGATATGCAACGTCTTTTGTTATACTCTTCACAAACTTTTACGTCATTGCTTACACAAAAAAGAGTGACAAGTCAGCTAGCAAAACTAGCGAGGGTGTCAGAATTCAAAACGGATCTGTGCCGACTAGTGAAGATGCCAAGAAACATGATTAG
- the LOC136259661 gene encoding uncharacterized protein — protein sequence MPERLYSTMNLHNADFDCIVPSLEMELEEPSISHPVDIDIAKRVQRMQLENRRFSCLQDDMPLPPLAVDSMQGINNYMQSSSTAGSTQNLIQPAHDLIFTPDSIKNSLFLNDVIPDGTFSHSNGSNPIYHYNSSGNVSNGSITHKQNYSHVLNEGYYIPQEQPMPLINFTDGLLDLDVGCASQNVSNSFTHHTTTQHSSTNDDGEMQWKDYLGAASVEDTTPVFKIPANLRTPQKKQQAERINSWPGNDSSTEIDDLVMQFEPFNSNQVYYNTSTTLVMGQQPDKYHRRTFSESNITIGDNTVAYQSLPASLSANSRETAMLPMYSQQHQQQQQQQHQQQQQHQQQQQQQQQQHISRSLQRQPNGKKRSTSLPKKKHARPYPPREPANTTRRTKMIPASQVSGMLGITTQHSMVHSHSVPSSPSITSSHHQQHTLSLVGNFTYDHAMPSSSGLSREMRDEQEKTEAFSRLHQGLHLWEFLLAVLLSNDFQPILKWIDREKGIFRVVDSEALARFWGDYRRKPKMNYDKMSRAIRYYYDKDILDKFEKRLHYQFKYHSHWWEKLQKVDPSFKINHIPESNIPPPNAHDMMVADDTILND from the exons ATGCCAGAAAGGCTTTATTCGACCATGAACCTGCATAATGCAGACTTTGATTGCATAGTACCATCACTGGAAATGGAACTGGAGGAACCTAGTATATCTCACCCAGTTGATATTGACATCGCTAAACGTGTGCAGAGAATGCAGCTG GAGAACAGAAGATTCTCTTGCCTACAAGATGATATGCCCTTACCACCTCTGGCAGTTGACAGTATGCAGGGCATCAACAATTATATGCAGTCTAGTTCAACAG CCGGATCAACACAGAACTTGATTCAACCTGCTCATGATCTCATATTCACACCTGACTCAATAAAGAATAGCTTATTTCTAAATG ATGTCATACCAGATGGAACATTCAGCCACAGCAATG GCTCAAATCCCATCTACCATTACAACAGCAGTGGGAATGTGTCCAATGGATCCATCACACATAAGCAAAACTATAGTCATGTTCTTAATGAAGGCTACTACATCCCTCAAGAACAGCCAATGCCTCTAATCAATTTCACTGACGGCTTGCTGGATCTGGATGTTGGGTGTGCTTCACAGAATGTCTCGAACTCTTTCACTCACCATACCACCACACAACACAGTTCAACAAATGATGATGGTGAAATGCAGTGGAAAGACTATTTAGGTGCAGCCAGTGTTGAAGACACCACACCTGTGTTTAAAATACCAGCTAATCTGAGAACACCACAAAAAAAACAGCAGGCTGAACGAATAAACTCTTGGCCTGGCAATGACAGCAGCACAGAGATTGATGACCTTGTGATGCAGTTTGAACCATTTAACAGTAATCAAGTTTATTACAATACCTCCACAACTCTTGTCATGGGTCAGCAGCCTGATAAATATCATCGCAGAACATTTTCTGAGTCAAACATCACAATAGGAGACAATACCGTGGCTTATCAATCTCTTCCTGCTTCGCTATCAGCCAATAGCAGAGAGACTGCCATGTTGCCAATGTACTCACAACAgcatcagcagcagcagcagcagcagcatcagcagcagcagcagcatcagcagcagcagcagcagcagcaacaacaacataTATCACGTTCACTACAAAGACAACCCAATGGCAAAAAGCGTAGTACGAGTCTACCAAAGAAAAAGCATGCACGTCCCTATCCACCTCGTGAGCCAGCCAACACCACT CGACGAACTAAAATGATCCCTGCAAGTCAAGTCAGTGGCATGTTAGGAATAACCACACAACACTCAA TGGTTCACTCACACTCAGTTCCCAGCAGCCCAAGTATTACCAGCAGCCATCACCAACAGCATACTTTGTCTTTAGTTGGCAATTTTACATATGACCACGCCATGCCAAGCTCTTCAG GGCTCAGTAGGGAAATGAGAGATGAGCAAGAGAAGACTGAAGCATTCAGCAGGTTACACCAAG GTTTGCACTTGTGGGAGTTCTTGCTGGCAGTACTACTAAGCAATGATTTCCAGCCTATACTGAAATGGATCGACCGAGAAAAGGGCATCTTCAGAGTTGTCGATTCAGAAGCACTTGCCAGATTTTGGGGTGACTACCGCCGAAAACCAAAAATGAACTACGACAAAATGTCTCGAGCTATTCGCTACTACTATGACAAAGACATCCTGGACAAGTTTGAAAAGAGACTGCATTATCAATTTAAATACCATTCCCACTGGTGGGAGAAGCTGCAGAAGGTTGACCCTTCCTTCAAGATCAACCACATACCAGAATCAAACATTCCTCCTCCAAATGCACACGACATGATGGTTGCTGATGACACCATCCTCAACGACTAA
- the LOC136261395 gene encoding very long chain fatty acid elongase 4-like isoform X1, with amino-acid sequence MASTRLVDEIGVLMQHPMAFYEEIIHRSDPRVKDWLWMQSPIPTVLLCALYLLCVAVGPRVMKNREPFDLRRVLIIYNFALVALSGYIVYQLVTLSIEAGYNYICQPMSYSTEPVHVGALCDWINRLRTQTRTKIAAALWWYYFSKFVEFFDTIFFILRKKNNQISFLHVYHHTSMFFLWWIGIKWVAGGQSLMGALANSVVHLIMYTYYGFSAFGPSVQKYIGKYKKRVTQLQLVQFVGALIHGSNSLYIDCNFPKWMHYILLGYATSFVILFTNFYVIAYTKKSDKSASKTSEGVRIQNGSVPTSEDAKKHD; translated from the exons ATGGCGTCCACGCGACTTGTAGATGAAATAGGTGTACTCATGCAGCACCCGATGGCATTTTACGAAGAAATCATTCATAGAAGCG ATCCTAGGGTGAAGGACTGGTTATGGATGCAGTCACCAATCCCTACGGTGTTGTTATGTGCACTGTATTTGCTGTGCGTTGCTGTGGGCCCAAGAGTGATGAAGAACAGAGAGCCATTTGACCTGAGGCGTGTACTAATCATCTATAATTTTGCCTTGGTGGCACTTTCTGGGTACATTGTTTACCAG TTGGTCACCTTGTCAATTGAAGCTGGTTATAACTACATCTGTCAGCCAATGTCCTACTCTACAGAACCAGTCCATGTTGGG GCCCTATGTGACTGGATAAACAGATTGAG GACACAAACGAGGACAAAG ATTGCTGCAGCACTGTGGTGGTATTACTTCTCCAAGTTTGTGGAGTTCTTTGATACTATTTTCTTCATCCTGCGCAAGAAGAACAATCAGATATCATTCCTCCATGTCTACCACCACACCTCCATGTTCTTCCTTTGGTGGATAGGGATCAAGTGGGTAGCTGGTGGACAGT CTTTGATGGGAGCACTGGCCAATTCAGTAGTACACCTTATCATGTATACCTACTATGGCTTCTCTGCTTTTGGCCCTTCTGTCCAGAAGTACATTGGCAAATACAAGAAACGAGTGACCCAACTACAACTG GTCCAGTTCGTCGGTGCCTTGATACATGGTTCCAACTCGCTATACATTGACTGTAACTTTCCTAAATGGATGCATTACATCCTGTTGGGATATGCAACGTCTTTTGTTATACTCTTCACAAACTTTTACGTCATTGCTTACACAAAAAAGAGTGACAAGTCAGCTAGCAAAACTAGCGAGGGTGTCAGAATTCAAAACGGATCTGTGCCGACTAGTGAAGATGCCAAGAAACATGATTAG